In one Candidatus Zymogenus saltonus genomic region, the following are encoded:
- a CDS encoding TldD/PmbA family protein → MNHGRNFNEISERIFALLKKKGVAESEVYYRASKLLTISSEGGEVEDFRFSEPYGVSLRVIVNGGMGFSFSTHPDNGALADMVDDAISSAKNSTPDEHYALSAPSPVPDAGLIFDDSIEGVPIEEKVERAREVEAGALSVDKRVKRVRSAQYSEALSRVFLRNSNGVDVGYKKSYVTAQLMAVAQENGDQEMGWDVDSSIKYADLAPREVGRGAGIKAVSMLGAKRAPTGRFTALLTREVVSDLLDVLAPSFLGENVLKGKSIFKGKGGKKIISSELTIVDDGLLPGGIGTFPVDGEGVPQRRNSLVAKGVVEGFLYDLLNAGRAGVDPTGSSVRGGVTAPPSSGVNNFYIVPGVEDADSLLKRAGRGIIISELMGVHTANPVTGEFSVGASGFIFEDGRRSQPFKEAAVSGDLMGLFSKIAAVGSDLKFFGNIGAPSLLISEVELSGE, encoded by the coding sequence ATGAATCACGGACGGAACTTCAACGAGATATCCGAAAGAATATTCGCCCTGCTCAAAAAGAAGGGCGTAGCCGAATCCGAGGTCTACTATCGCGCCTCGAAACTCCTCACCATATCCTCCGAGGGGGGGGAGGTGGAGGACTTCAGGTTCTCGGAGCCGTACGGCGTAAGCCTTCGGGTCATCGTCAACGGCGGGATGGGATTTTCGTTCTCCACCCACCCGGACAACGGCGCCTTGGCCGATATGGTCGACGACGCCATATCGAGCGCGAAGAACTCGACCCCGGACGAGCATTACGCGCTGTCGGCCCCCTCTCCCGTCCCGGATGCGGGGCTCATATTCGACGACTCAATAGAGGGGGTCCCGATAGAGGAGAAGGTCGAGCGGGCGAGGGAGGTAGAGGCAGGGGCGCTCTCCGTCGACAAGAGGGTCAAGAGGGTGAGGAGCGCCCAGTACTCCGAGGCGCTTTCCCGTGTGTTTTTGAGAAACTCCAACGGCGTCGACGTGGGCTACAAAAAGAGCTACGTCACCGCCCAGCTAATGGCGGTGGCGCAGGAGAATGGCGACCAGGAGATGGGGTGGGATGTCGATTCCTCCATTAAATACGCGGATTTGGCCCCCCGGGAAGTCGGGAGAGGGGCCGGGATTAAGGCGGTCTCGATGCTCGGGGCAAAGAGGGCGCCCACCGGAAGGTTCACGGCCCTCCTGACGAGGGAGGTCGTTTCCGACCTCTTAGATGTGCTGGCGCCGTCGTTTCTGGGGGAAAACGTCCTGAAGGGGAAGTCCATTTTTAAGGGAAAGGGCGGTAAAAAGATAATCTCTTCTGAGCTGACGATTGTCGACGACGGCCTCCTCCCGGGGGGGATCGGGACCTTTCCCGTGGACGGGGAGGGCGTGCCGCAGAGAAGAAACTCGCTTGTTGCCAAAGGTGTGGTCGAGGGATTTCTCTACGATCTCCTGAATGCGGGGAGGGCCGGGGTGGATCCGACCGGGTCTTCCGTTCGGGGCGGGGTGACGGCGCCCCCCTCTTCCGGCGTAAATAATTTCTATATCGTCCCGGGGGTGGAAGATGCGGACTCACTCCTTAAAAGGGCGGGGCGGGGTATAATCATCTCCGAGCTGATGGGTGTGCACACGGCGAATCCCGTGACAGGGGAGTTCTCCGTGGGGGCCTCCGGCTTCATATTCGAGGACGGCAGGCGCTCCCAACCCTTCAAGGAGGCGGCGGTATCCGGTGACCTTATGGGCCTCTTCTCAAAGATTGCGGCGGTGGGATCCGACCTAAAGTTCTTTGGAAACATCGGGGCGCCGTCTCTGTTGATCTCCGAGGTGGAGCTGAGCGGCGAATAG